Proteins from one Paenibacillus sp. J23TS9 genomic window:
- the murA gene encoding UDP-N-acetylglucosamine 1-carboxyvinyltransferase, producing the protein MSKFIVRGGNKLTGSVKVSGAKNSVLPIIAASLLGEEGVSVIYDAPPLDDVITISKVLESIGADITYDNDVMRVDAQAISSCEAPYEWVRKMRASFLVMGPLLARMGHTRISLPGGCAIGTRPIDQHLKGFEALGAEISLGQGYIEAKMNGRLRGAKIYLDVASVGATENIMMAATLAEGVTVIENAAKEPEIVDLANYLNGMGAKVRGAGTGVIRIEGVEKMHGAEHTVIPDRIEAGTYMVAAAITGGDVYVEGAIADHLGPVIAKLEEMGVSIEPDENGVRVTANQPLKAVDIKTLPYPGFPTDMQSQMMALLLKSGGTSVVTETVFENRFMHVDEFQLMNAEIKVEGRTAIITGGADLKGAKVCATDLRAGAALILAGLVSEGTTEVSGTHHIDRGYVDLAEKLSALGADIWRISVEEPVLDQPVPVKKKVELEEEVPLFNIQPTWV; encoded by the coding sequence ATGAGCAAATTTATCGTCCGCGGTGGCAATAAACTGACCGGAAGCGTGAAAGTCAGCGGAGCAAAAAATTCAGTTCTTCCGATCATCGCTGCCTCTCTTCTTGGGGAAGAAGGAGTAAGTGTCATATATGACGCACCTCCTCTTGACGATGTAATTACAATCAGTAAAGTGTTGGAATCGATAGGTGCGGACATTACATACGATAATGATGTAATGAGGGTTGATGCCCAAGCTATTTCCTCTTGCGAAGCACCTTACGAATGGGTGCGAAAAATGCGTGCGTCTTTTCTGGTGATGGGTCCTTTGCTCGCTAGAATGGGGCATACGCGGATTTCATTGCCTGGAGGCTGTGCCATTGGAACAAGACCCATTGATCAGCATTTGAAGGGTTTTGAGGCTTTAGGTGCCGAGATCAGTCTTGGACAAGGTTATATTGAGGCGAAAATGAATGGCAGATTGCGCGGGGCTAAAATCTATCTGGATGTAGCCAGCGTAGGTGCTACTGAAAATATTATGATGGCCGCCACTCTTGCTGAAGGTGTGACCGTAATCGAGAATGCGGCGAAAGAGCCGGAAATTGTCGATTTGGCCAACTACCTGAACGGAATGGGCGCCAAGGTTCGCGGTGCGGGCACAGGCGTGATCCGGATCGAGGGCGTTGAAAAGATGCATGGCGCTGAACATACGGTCATTCCTGACCGGATTGAAGCAGGTACTTACATGGTGGCTGCAGCGATCACAGGCGGCGATGTGTATGTCGAAGGCGCGATTGCGGATCATTTGGGTCCAGTGATCGCCAAACTGGAAGAGATGGGCGTTTCCATTGAACCGGATGAGAATGGCGTGCGTGTCACAGCTAATCAACCGCTGAAGGCTGTTGACATCAAAACGCTTCCTTATCCTGGGTTCCCGACCGACATGCAGTCGCAAATGATGGCGCTGCTGCTGAAATCCGGAGGTACAAGTGTTGTAACCGAAACAGTCTTTGAGAACCGCTTTATGCATGTAGATGAATTCCAGCTCATGAATGCGGAGATCAAGGTAGAAGGGCGTACAGCTATTATCACGGGTGGCGCTGATCTGAAAGGTGCCAAGGTATGCGCAACGGATTTGCGTGCAGGCGCAGCGTTGATTCTGGCAGGACTTGTTTCCGAAGGAACAACGGAAGTGAGTGGCACGCATCATATCGACCGCGGTTACGTGGATCTGGCTGAGAAGCTGTCCGCGCTTGGCGCTGATATCTGGCGTATCTCCGTGGAAGAGCCTGTACTGGATCAACCAGTTCCGGTGAAGAAAAAGGTGGAGCTGGAAGAAGAGGTTCCTTTGTTCAACATCCAGCCAACTTGGGTATAA
- a CDS encoding DUF1146 family protein — MDSSLGNSLVGSMGVSGLISIIVSLICIGLSWWALQNLKLDLFIRFPKSAQGKLLHLLLAIIMGHFVAKFLLDYLSWSQMVKYMF, encoded by the coding sequence ATGGATTCAAGCCTTGGAAACAGCCTGGTAGGCAGTATGGGTGTCAGCGGTCTGATCTCGATTATTGTCTCTCTGATCTGTATTGGTCTGTCTTGGTGGGCACTGCAGAATCTAAAGCTGGACCTGTTCATTCGCTTTCCCAAGAGTGCGCAAGGCAAGCTCCTTCATCTGCTGCTGGCCATTATTATGGGACACTTCGTTGCCAAGTTCCTGCTTGATTACTTAAGTTGGAGCCAAATGGTTAAGTATATGTTTTAA
- a CDS encoding F0F1 ATP synthase subunit epsilon: MSTFLLEIVTPDHLAYSGEVESLTVRGVEGDLGILPGHIPMVTPLQVAPLIVKTGKRTSQIAVNGGFVEIRKDKVVVLAESAETAEEIDLQRAEAAKERAERRLAVSGKQDEIDFRRAELALQKAVNRINVFGGKK, from the coding sequence GTGAGTACCTTTTTATTGGAAATCGTGACGCCGGATCACTTGGCATATTCCGGAGAGGTAGAAAGCCTGACGGTTCGGGGTGTGGAAGGCGATCTCGGTATCTTGCCGGGACACATTCCTATGGTTACCCCGCTTCAGGTCGCTCCGCTTATCGTCAAAACTGGCAAGAGAACCAGCCAGATTGCGGTGAATGGCGGCTTTGTGGAGATCCGTAAGGACAAAGTGGTTGTGCTGGCAGAAAGTGCCGAGACAGCTGAAGAAATCGATTTGCAGCGTGCTGAGGCTGCCAAGGAACGCGCTGAGCGCCGACTTGCAGTCAGCGGCAAGCAGGATGAAATTGATTTCCGCCGTGCGGAATTGGCTCTGCAAAAAGCCGTTAACCGGATCAATGTCTTCGGCGGCAAAAAATAA
- the atpD gene encoding F0F1 ATP synthase subunit beta — MNKGRVISIMGAVVDIEFERGQLPEIFNAIKIEGAVAGGRQIDLTLEVSNHLGDNIVRCIAMSSTDGLVRGLEAVDQGAPITVPVGSVTLGRVFNVLGQPIDQAGDVVAEVSNPIHREAPKYDELSTQAEMLETGIKVIDLLAPYQKGGKIGLFGGAGVGKTVAIQELINNIAQEHGGISVFAGVGERTREGNDLYHEMSDSGVIKKTAMVFGQMNEPPGARLRVALTGLTMAEYFRDQEGKDVLLFIDNIFRFTQAGSEVSALLGRMPSAVGYQPTLATEMGQLQERITSTKKGSVTSIQAIYVPADDYTDPAPATTFAHLDATTNLERKISEMGIYPAVDPLASSSRILAPEIVGEEHYNVAQGVKQLLARYNELQDIIAILGMDELSEDDKLLVARARKIQRFLSQPFHVAEAFNGMPGTYVPVKETIRSFKEILDGKHDDLPEAAFLFVGTIDEAVEKAKTLE; from the coding sequence ATGAACAAAGGACGCGTAATCAGCATTATGGGTGCGGTTGTCGACATCGAGTTTGAAAGAGGTCAACTACCTGAAATCTTCAATGCGATTAAAATTGAGGGTGCAGTCGCTGGCGGACGCCAGATCGACCTGACCCTGGAAGTTTCAAACCATCTGGGTGACAACATCGTGCGTTGTATCGCGATGTCTTCCACAGACGGACTGGTTCGCGGATTGGAAGCTGTCGATCAAGGCGCTCCAATTACAGTTCCAGTAGGTTCCGTAACACTCGGCCGTGTATTTAACGTACTGGGCCAACCGATTGACCAAGCAGGTGACGTGGTTGCTGAAGTGAGCAATCCGATCCACCGTGAAGCTCCTAAATATGATGAGCTGTCTACTCAAGCAGAAATGCTTGAAACAGGCATTAAAGTTATCGATTTGCTCGCTCCTTACCAAAAGGGCGGTAAAATCGGACTGTTCGGAGGCGCGGGTGTAGGTAAAACCGTTGCAATTCAGGAACTGATCAACAACATCGCGCAAGAACACGGTGGTATCTCCGTATTCGCAGGTGTTGGTGAACGTACTCGTGAAGGTAATGACTTGTACCATGAAATGAGTGACTCCGGCGTTATCAAGAAGACCGCGATGGTGTTCGGACAAATGAACGAACCACCGGGCGCACGTCTTCGCGTAGCATTGACAGGCCTGACGATGGCGGAATATTTCCGTGATCAAGAAGGTAAAGACGTGCTGCTCTTTATCGATAACATTTTCCGCTTTACCCAAGCCGGTTCCGAAGTATCCGCCTTGCTCGGCCGTATGCCGTCCGCAGTAGGTTACCAGCCAACGCTGGCAACTGAAATGGGTCAATTGCAAGAGCGTATTACGTCCACGAAAAAAGGTTCTGTAACGTCCATCCAGGCCATCTACGTGCCAGCGGATGACTATACTGACCCGGCTCCTGCAACAACATTTGCCCACTTGGATGCAACGACGAACCTGGAGCGTAAAATCTCCGAAATGGGTATCTACCCAGCGGTAGATCCACTGGCTTCGAGTTCCCGTATCCTGGCACCTGAAATTGTAGGCGAAGAGCATTACAATGTAGCTCAAGGCGTTAAGCAACTTCTTGCCCGCTATAATGAGCTTCAAGATATTATCGCGATCCTCGGTATGGATGAGCTGAGTGAAGACGACAAGCTGCTCGTTGCTCGTGCACGTAAAATCCAACGTTTCTTGTCCCAACCGTTCCACGTAGCTGAGGCATTTAACGGCATGCCGGGTACGTATGTACCTGTCAAAGAAACCATCCGCAGTTTCAAAGAAATCCTCGATGGTAAACACGATGATCTTCCTGAAGCAGCATTCCTCTTTGTAGGAACGATTGATGAAGCCGTAGAAAAAGCAAAAACACTGGAATAG
- the atpG gene encoding ATP synthase F1 subunit gamma has protein sequence MARGLREIKRQIKSIQGTKQITKAMEMVAASKLRKAQEMAQHARPYSDKLKEVVSSIASGTKGIKHPMFEKRPVKKTGYLVITSDRGLAGGYNANILKKVMTTIKEKHKSTDEYVIFVIGRKGRDYFRRREMPVVQEVTDLSDTPSFADIKSIAYAAVHQFEDSQIDELFICYNRFVNALTQIPEVDQLLPMDNMEGQTTGVTASYEYEPSPEGVLEVLLPRYAETLIFSALLDGKASELGAKMTAMGSATKNATKLIGDLTLTYNRARQAAITQEISEIVAGANAQA, from the coding sequence ATGGCAAGAGGATTGCGTGAAATAAAACGTCAGATCAAGAGTATTCAAGGTACCAAGCAAATCACGAAAGCGATGGAAATGGTAGCTGCTTCCAAGCTCAGAAAAGCTCAGGAAATGGCACAGCATGCCCGTCCTTACTCGGATAAGCTGAAAGAAGTGGTGTCCAGTATCGCTTCCGGTACAAAAGGCATCAAGCATCCGATGTTTGAGAAACGCCCCGTGAAAAAGACCGGTTATCTGGTAATTACCTCAGATCGTGGTCTTGCCGGTGGATACAACGCCAACATTTTGAAAAAAGTGATGACTACGATCAAAGAGAAGCATAAGTCTACAGACGAATACGTGATTTTCGTCATCGGCCGTAAGGGCCGTGACTACTTCCGCCGCCGGGAAATGCCGGTTGTGCAGGAGGTAACGGACCTGTCTGATACGCCTTCCTTCGCGGATATCAAGTCGATCGCTTATGCGGCGGTCCATCAGTTCGAGGATTCTCAGATTGATGAACTGTTTATCTGTTACAACCGTTTCGTGAACGCACTGACTCAAATTCCTGAAGTGGATCAGCTTCTGCCTATGGACAACATGGAAGGTCAAACAACTGGTGTAACGGCAAGCTACGAGTACGAGCCATCTCCGGAAGGCGTGCTTGAAGTGCTTCTGCCAAGATATGCAGAAACCTTGATTTTCAGCGCATTGCTGGACGGCAAAGCGAGTGAGCTCGGAGCGAAGATGACAGCGATGGGATCTGCAACCAAGAATGCAACCAAGCTGATTGGCGATTTGACACTTACGTATAACCGTGCGCGTCAGGCAGCCATTACTCAGGAAATTTCCGAGATTGTGGCCGGTGCCAACGCTCAGGCTTAG
- the atpA gene encoding F0F1 ATP synthase subunit alpha, with protein MSIRPEEISTLIKSQIEQYKSDIEVSEVGTVIQVSDGIARVHGIENVMSGELVEFANGVSGLTLNLEESNVGVVILGPYKEIKEGDQVKRTGRIMQVPVGEGLLGRVVNPMGEPLDGKGPIEATEYRPVENMAPGVIDRKSVHEPMQTGIKSIDAMVPIGRGQRELIIGDRQTGKTQIAIDTIINQKGNGVKCIYVAIGQKQSTVAQVVESLRRHGALDYTIIVTASASEPSPLLYIAPYAGCAMGEYFMYKGEHALIIYDDLSKQAAAYRELSLLLKRPPGREAYPGDVFYLHSRLLERAAKLSDALGGGSLTALPFIETQASDVSAYIPTNVISITDGQIFLESELFYAGQRPAINVGISVSRVGSSAQIKAMKKVAGGMKLDLAQYRELQAFSQFGSDLDKSTLARLNRGARLMEILKQGVNQPLKVEQQVASLYTAVRGHLDDIPVGDIRRFEKEFLAFLDSNHPEILASIRDTKDLVADNETALKDAIAKFKRGFAVMA; from the coding sequence TTGAGTATCAGACCTGAAGAAATCAGTACGCTGATTAAAAGTCAAATTGAACAATATAAATCAGATATCGAAGTATCCGAAGTCGGTACCGTTATTCAAGTAAGCGACGGTATTGCCCGTGTTCACGGTATTGAAAATGTAATGTCCGGCGAACTCGTAGAATTCGCCAACGGTGTCTCCGGCCTTACGCTGAACCTTGAAGAAAGCAACGTAGGTGTCGTTATTCTCGGACCTTACAAGGAAATCAAAGAAGGCGACCAAGTAAAACGTACGGGCCGCATCATGCAGGTTCCTGTAGGCGAAGGTTTGCTCGGACGCGTTGTTAACCCTATGGGTGAACCACTTGACGGTAAAGGCCCGATTGAAGCGACTGAATACCGTCCGGTAGAAAACATGGCTCCAGGCGTTATTGACCGTAAATCGGTTCATGAGCCAATGCAAACGGGTATCAAATCCATTGACGCCATGGTGCCAATCGGCCGCGGACAACGCGAGCTGATCATCGGTGACCGTCAAACCGGTAAAACACAGATCGCAATCGATACGATCATTAACCAAAAGGGTAATGGCGTAAAATGTATCTATGTTGCCATCGGACAAAAGCAATCGACTGTAGCACAAGTGGTTGAATCTCTCCGTCGTCACGGCGCGCTTGATTACACCATCATCGTTACAGCTTCGGCTTCCGAGCCATCCCCACTCCTGTACATCGCTCCTTATGCGGGCTGTGCAATGGGTGAGTACTTTATGTACAAGGGCGAGCATGCGCTGATCATCTATGATGACTTGTCCAAACAAGCAGCGGCATACCGCGAACTTTCCTTGCTGCTCAAGCGTCCTCCAGGCCGTGAAGCATATCCTGGTGACGTATTCTATCTGCATTCCCGTTTGCTGGAACGTGCAGCGAAGCTGAGCGATGCTTTGGGTGGAGGTTCATTAACCGCTTTGCCATTCATTGAAACACAGGCTTCCGACGTATCTGCATACATTCCGACCAACGTAATCTCGATTACGGACGGTCAGATCTTCCTTGAATCCGAGTTGTTCTACGCAGGTCAGCGTCCGGCGATCAACGTGGGTATTTCCGTATCCCGTGTCGGCAGCTCCGCTCAGATCAAGGCGATGAAAAAAGTAGCCGGCGGTATGAAGCTCGACCTTGCTCAATACCGTGAGCTTCAAGCGTTCTCGCAGTTTGGTTCCGACTTGGATAAATCTACGCTTGCCCGCTTGAACCGTGGTGCAAGACTGATGGAAATTCTGAAGCAAGGTGTTAACCAGCCGCTCAAGGTTGAGCAGCAGGTTGCAAGCTTGTACACGGCAGTTAGAGGTCATCTGGATGATATTCCAGTGGGCGATATCCGTCGTTTCGAAAAAGAATTCCTGGCATTCCTGGATAGCAATCATCCGGAAATCCTGGCTTCCATTCGTGATACCAAAGATCTCGTAGCTGACAATGAAACGGCTCTGAAAGATGCTATCGCGAAATTTAAAAGAGGCTTTGCTGTTATGGCGTAA
- a CDS encoding F0F1 ATP synthase subunit delta, translated as MSRETIAAKRYAKALFEVAVQQQKTLEVEQELKAVVEAITANADVQQFISTPNISISVKLDVLKKALQDKVSQPVVNTIELLIERGRADILSDLLDSYIRIEGESLGIADATVYSTYPLSEQEQASVAAQFGALANKKIRVSNVVDKSLLGGVKVMIGDKLYDGTLAGKLERLEKSFNRQAQ; from the coding sequence ATGAGCCGGGAAACAATAGCAGCCAAGCGTTACGCAAAGGCGCTGTTTGAAGTGGCTGTACAGCAGCAGAAGACACTGGAAGTGGAGCAGGAACTGAAGGCTGTCGTTGAAGCTATTACGGCAAACGCCGATGTGCAGCAGTTTATCTCCACACCCAACATTTCCATATCCGTAAAACTGGATGTGCTGAAGAAAGCCCTTCAAGATAAAGTATCCCAGCCGGTCGTAAACACCATTGAACTGCTCATTGAGCGGGGCAGAGCTGATATCCTCTCGGATCTTCTGGATAGCTATATCCGGATCGAAGGCGAAAGCCTCGGAATTGCGGATGCTACAGTGTACTCCACTTATCCGCTGAGTGAGCAGGAACAGGCGTCTGTTGCTGCACAATTTGGAGCTTTGGCTAACAAGAAAATTCGCGTGAGTAACGTGGTTGATAAAAGCCTGCTCGGCGGCGTGAAAGTCATGATCGGCGATAAGCTGTATGACGGAACTCTGGCAGGGAAGCTGGAACGGCTTGAAAAGTCTTTTAATAGACAAGCACAGTAG
- the atpF gene encoding F0F1 ATP synthase subunit B, with protein MSINYASFILALIAFVILYWLLSKYAFGPLFSIMEKRRELVLQQMDEASQTRDQAVAYVEEQKKALEAARKEAYEIIEQSKQTSSKQADQLMVQAKEEAVRLKEEAVRDIASEKKKAVQELRNEVGAVSVKIASKLLEKEVSSDSAQEELVDQYLKEVGGRP; from the coding sequence TTGAGTATTAACTACGCGTCTTTTATTCTCGCGTTAATCGCATTTGTGATTTTGTATTGGCTCCTGAGCAAATACGCATTCGGACCGCTGTTCTCCATCATGGAAAAACGTCGTGAACTGGTGCTGCAGCAAATGGATGAAGCATCGCAAACCCGTGATCAGGCAGTCGCTTATGTAGAGGAGCAGAAGAAGGCCCTTGAAGCGGCGCGCAAGGAAGCTTATGAAATTATCGAACAGTCCAAACAAACGAGCAGCAAACAGGCTGACCAGTTGATGGTACAGGCGAAAGAGGAAGCAGTCCGCCTCAAGGAAGAAGCTGTCCGCGACATCGCCAGCGAAAAGAAAAAAGCGGTTCAGGAACTGCGCAACGAAGTGGGCGCCGTATCTGTGAAGATCGCTTCCAAGCTGCTTGAGAAAGAAGTTAGCAGCGACAGTGCACAGGAAGAGCTCGTGGACCAATACCTTAAAGAGGTAGGGGGCAGACCATGA
- the atpE gene encoding F0F1 ATP synthase subunit C, with protein MGVWAFLAAAIAVGLGALGAGIGNGLIVSKTVEGIARQPEAKSTLQTTMFIGVGLVEALPIIGVVLAFLFYAGA; from the coding sequence ATGGGAGTTTGGGCATTTTTAGCAGCTGCTATCGCAGTAGGTTTGGGCGCACTTGGCGCAGGTATTGGTAACGGTTTGATCGTAAGTAAGACAGTAGAAGGTATCGCTCGTCAACCAGAAGCGAAATCCACTCTTCAAACAACAATGTTTATCGGTGTAGGTCTGGTCGAAGCCCTTCCAATCATCGGTGTAGTACTCGCGTTCTTGTTCTACGCAGGAGCATAA
- the atpB gene encoding F0F1 ATP synthase subunit A, giving the protein MHKSPIIELGGIPFDLSIILMLIVTCVVVFVIAKLATRNLSIDNPGKLQNFMEWAVEFVQNLISSTMDWKKGKHFLSLGLTFIMFIFVANLLGLPFGIVTDYHDAGHAHIFGKEIVSVTEEFAKHPESEEVGVAWWKSPTADASVTMALALIVFLLSHFLGITKNTKAYFKHYFQPYWFFFPINVIEQFAKLLTQGMRLFGNIFAGEVLISVLLKLTALGAVGWVASALGLVVWQGFSIFVGAIQAFVFTILTMVYISQMIETHDEHEH; this is encoded by the coding sequence ATGCATAAATCACCGATTATTGAATTGGGCGGCATTCCATTTGACCTTTCCATTATCCTGATGCTTATCGTGACATGTGTTGTCGTGTTTGTCATTGCCAAGCTGGCAACCCGAAATTTGTCGATTGACAATCCGGGCAAACTCCAGAATTTCATGGAATGGGCAGTTGAATTCGTTCAGAATTTGATTTCAAGCACGATGGACTGGAAAAAAGGAAAGCATTTCTTGTCTCTTGGCCTCACTTTCATCATGTTCATCTTCGTAGCGAACTTGCTGGGCTTGCCGTTCGGTATCGTTACCGATTATCATGATGCGGGTCATGCTCACATCTTCGGCAAGGAGATTGTCTCCGTAACCGAGGAGTTTGCCAAGCATCCGGAATCGGAGGAAGTTGGCGTAGCTTGGTGGAAATCGCCGACCGCTGATGCTTCTGTTACAATGGCTTTGGCGTTGATTGTCTTCCTGCTGTCGCATTTCCTCGGAATAACGAAGAATACGAAGGCTTATTTCAAACACTATTTTCAACCATATTGGTTCTTCTTCCCGATCAACGTCATCGAACAGTTCGCCAAACTGCTCACGCAGGGCATGCGTCTATTCGGTAATATTTTCGCGGGTGAGGTTCTGATTTCCGTATTGCTGAAATTGACCGCACTGGGCGCTGTAGGCTGGGTTGCTTCGGCACTTGGACTCGTGGTATGGCAGGGCTTCAGTATTTTCGTCGGCGCTATTCAGGCCTTCGTCTTTACGATCCTGACCATGGTGTACATTTCGCAAATGATTGAAACGCACGATGAACACGAGCATTAA
- a CDS encoding ATP synthase subunit I, which translates to MNELWKYRRVLTRTTLYFLALCLLGAAVFPQYRSIALGMVLGSSVSLINSFYLGYKVQKVLDAVTSGEGKKVNMGFLTRAAISVLAVVVAYQKPETFNLYAVAATLILSQFLLLFIGIRLSRKQG; encoded by the coding sequence ATGAATGAATTATGGAAATACCGCAGGGTATTGACCAGAACCACACTTTATTTCCTGGCACTTTGCTTATTGGGTGCTGCTGTCTTTCCGCAATACCGGAGCATTGCGCTAGGTATGGTGCTTGGCTCCAGTGTAAGTCTGATAAACAGCTTTTATCTGGGGTACAAGGTGCAGAAAGTGTTGGATGCTGTCACCAGCGGAGAAGGTAAGAAGGTGAACATGGGATTTTTGACCCGCGCAGCCATTAGCGTGCTGGCCGTAGTAGTGGCTTATCAAAAGCCGGAAACGTTCAATCTGTATGCTGTTGCGGCGACCCTGATCTTGTCGCAGTTCCTTCTCTTATTCATAGGAATTCGATTATCTCGTAAACAAGGGTAG
- a CDS encoding AtpZ/AtpI family protein, with translation MSKPEKSQKTNKSNASPMKYMGLVSAIGIDLAACTLGGFYLGSWLDKVLGGPGLWIAFGVLLGLFIGGVSVFMITKAVMGESDE, from the coding sequence ATGAGTAAACCTGAAAAGTCGCAAAAAACCAATAAAAGCAATGCGAGTCCTATGAAATATATGGGACTTGTAAGCGCAATCGGAATTGACCTGGCAGCATGTACTTTAGGGGGCTTCTATTTGGGGTCCTGGCTGGACAAGGTCTTGGGAGGACCGGGACTGTGGATCGCTTTCGGTGTTCTGCTCGGACTCTTTATCGGCGGCGTAAGCGTTTTTATGATCACCAAGGCAGTCATGGGGGAAAGTGATGAATGA
- the wecB gene encoding non-hydrolyzing UDP-N-acetylglucosamine 2-epimerase, with the protein MSKIKVMTIFGVRPEAIKMAPLILELEKHPEHIESVVCVTAQHRQMLDQVLEVFKITPDYDLDVMKDRQTLNEITIRVLEGLEPVLREAKPDIVLVHGDTLTTFLASYASFLQQIQVGHVEAGLRTWNKLSPYPEEMNRQLTGVLADLHFSPTDWSAGNLKKENKNESRIYVTGNTVTDVFQYTVQPDYKHPVLEWAAGKKLILMTAHRRESQGEPHMNIFRAVKRIADEFEDIAIVYPVHLSPAVKEPAHAVLGGHPRIKLIEPLDVVDLHNFYPHTHLILTDSGGIQEEAPSFGVPVLVLRDTTERPEGIDAGTLELVGTDEETVYERTKKLLTDQALYDSMSEAANPYGDGKASERIVQAILHHFGIKKDLPEQFHRKFTKES; encoded by the coding sequence ATGTCTAAAATAAAAGTTATGACCATCTTCGGAGTGCGTCCGGAGGCCATCAAGATGGCCCCGCTCATTCTGGAGCTGGAAAAGCATCCTGAGCATATCGAATCGGTGGTCTGCGTTACCGCGCAGCACCGCCAGATGCTTGATCAGGTGCTGGAGGTTTTTAAAATTACACCGGATTACGATCTGGACGTAATGAAGGACCGCCAGACGCTGAATGAAATTACCATCCGCGTGCTGGAAGGCCTGGAGCCTGTTTTGCGTGAAGCAAAGCCGGATATCGTTCTGGTACACGGAGACACACTGACGACCTTCCTGGCCAGCTACGCGTCGTTCCTGCAGCAGATTCAGGTGGGGCATGTGGAAGCAGGGCTGCGTACCTGGAACAAGCTCTCTCCTTATCCTGAGGAGATGAACCGCCAGCTGACAGGCGTTTTGGCCGATCTTCATTTTTCGCCGACCGATTGGTCTGCAGGCAATTTGAAAAAAGAGAACAAAAATGAATCAAGAATATATGTCACAGGCAACACCGTAACCGATGTGTTTCAATATACCGTACAGCCTGACTACAAGCATCCGGTGCTGGAATGGGCCGCCGGCAAAAAGCTCATTCTCATGACTGCCCATCGCCGTGAATCCCAAGGTGAGCCGCATATGAACATTTTCCGGGCTGTGAAACGGATTGCTGACGAGTTTGAGGATATTGCGATCGTATATCCGGTGCATCTAAGTCCAGCAGTCAAGGAACCGGCACATGCCGTTCTTGGCGGACATCCGAGAATCAAGCTGATTGAACCGCTGGATGTGGTGGATCTGCATAATTTCTATCCGCATACCCACCTGATTTTGACCGATTCCGGCGGAATTCAGGAAGAAGCTCCTTCATTCGGTGTACCTGTACTTGTGCTTCGCGATACGACCGAACGTCCGGAAGGAATTGATGCCGGCACGCTTGAGCTGGTTGGTACGGATGAAGAGACGGTTTATGAGCGTACCAAAAAATTGCTCACCGATCAGGCGCTGTATGATTCCATGAGCGAGGCGGCTAATCCATACGGAGACGGCAAGGCCTCAGAACGGATAGTTCAGGCGATTTTGCATCATTTTGGCATCAAAAAGGACCTTCCTGAACAATTTCACAGAAAGTTCACAAAGGAAAGTTAA
- the upp gene encoding uracil phosphoribosyltransferase has protein sequence MGKLVICDHPLIQHKLTFIRDVRTNTKDFRELVDEVASLMAYEITREVPLETVKVQTPVAEMDGKVLAGRMLGLIPILRAGLGMLDGMLKLIPAAKVGHVGLFRDPETLQPVEYYTKLPTDVTERELIVIDPMLATGGSAIAAIDVLKKRGCTQIKMMNLIAAPEGVKAVQEAHPDVDIYVAALDEKLDDHGYIVPGLGDAGDRLYGTK, from the coding sequence ATGGGAAAACTGGTGATTTGTGATCACCCTTTGATTCAACACAAGCTGACATTTATCCGTGATGTGCGGACAAACACAAAGGATTTTCGTGAACTTGTTGATGAGGTTGCTTCTTTGATGGCTTATGAGATTACACGTGAGGTTCCGCTGGAAACGGTTAAGGTTCAGACGCCTGTAGCTGAGATGGACGGCAAGGTTCTTGCCGGACGCATGCTTGGGCTCATTCCGATTCTGCGCGCGGGTCTGGGTATGCTGGACGGCATGCTGAAGCTGATTCCTGCGGCGAAGGTAGGCCATGTCGGTCTGTTCCGCGATCCGGAAACGCTGCAGCCTGTAGAATACTACACCAAGCTGCCGACGGATGTGACCGAGCGCGAGCTGATCGTAATCGATCCGATGCTGGCGACGGGCGGATCCGCGATAGCGGCGATTGACGTTCTGAAGAAACGCGGCTGCACCCAGATCAAGATGATGAATCTGATTGCCGCACCGGAAGGCGTAAAGGCAGTACAGGAAGCCCATCCTGATGTGGACATCTATGTTGCTGCACTCGATGAGAAATTGGACGACCACGGATATATCGTGCCGGGTCTTGGAGATGCGGGAGACCGCCTTTACGGAACCAAGTGA